A genomic window from Streptomyces sp. WMMC940 includes:
- a CDS encoding AMP-dependent synthetase/ligase, which translates to MSSAQSLVDNRPVSVAHLFLSRVEATPDREAYRYPVPASDGAADAEQWHSLTWAQTAERVRAIAAGLLALGMRPEERVAISSSTRVEWILADLGAMCAGAATTAVYPSTHADETVYILADSGSRAIFVENVVQLDKIASDIERLPGLGHAILFDPGADLPRVEGLEVLSLAELEKRGTAYLDQHPDAVEETVRSIEREQLATLIYTSGTTGRPKGVRLVHDCWSYQGVAQEASGLLRSDDVQFLWLPLSHVFGKALISGQVRTGHVLAVDGRIDRIITNLPAVRPTLMASAPRIFEKVYNGIAGKARAEGGAKYKIFLWAAKVARAYARTEQESRAATGQRRVPLPLAVQHAVADRLVYGKIRAAFGGNLRGSVSGSAALAPDIGYFFAGAGVHVLEGYGLTETSAACTVNPVDDYRVGTVGRPLPGTEVRIAEDGEVLLRGPGVMRGYHNLPEKTAEVLESDGWFRTGDIGEVDKDGYVRITDRKKDVFKTSGGKYVAPTEIEGRIKAICPFVSNILVIGDGRNFCSALIALDESAIMSWAASQGHGDRTYAETVSSPQVRELIDGFVQRVNGDLQRWQTIKKFAVLPRDLDIEHGELTPSLKVKRPVVEREYARVIDEMYEGAREA; encoded by the coding sequence ATGAGTTCCGCGCAGTCCCTTGTCGACAACCGCCCGGTTTCCGTGGCGCATCTCTTCCTCTCACGAGTCGAAGCCACACCCGACCGGGAGGCATACCGCTATCCCGTGCCGGCCAGCGACGGCGCTGCCGACGCCGAGCAGTGGCACTCGCTGACCTGGGCGCAGACCGCCGAACGCGTCAGGGCGATCGCAGCCGGCCTGTTGGCCCTGGGGATGCGGCCCGAGGAGCGGGTGGCGATCTCCTCCTCCACCCGGGTCGAGTGGATCCTGGCCGACCTGGGGGCGATGTGCGCGGGCGCCGCCACCACCGCCGTTTACCCCAGTACCCATGCCGACGAGACGGTGTACATCCTCGCCGACTCCGGCAGTCGAGCGATTTTCGTCGAGAACGTGGTCCAGCTGGACAAGATCGCCTCCGACATCGAACGCCTGCCCGGGCTCGGCCACGCGATCCTCTTCGACCCCGGGGCGGACCTCCCCCGGGTGGAGGGGCTGGAGGTGCTCTCCCTCGCCGAGCTGGAGAAGCGGGGTACGGCGTACCTGGATCAGCATCCGGATGCGGTCGAGGAGACGGTCCGGTCCATCGAGCGGGAACAGCTCGCCACCCTGATCTACACCTCGGGCACGACGGGCCGCCCCAAGGGCGTACGCCTGGTGCACGACTGCTGGTCATACCAGGGGGTCGCTCAGGAGGCCAGCGGGTTGCTTCGCTCCGACGACGTGCAGTTCCTGTGGCTGCCGCTGTCCCATGTTTTCGGCAAGGCCCTGATCTCCGGTCAGGTCAGGACCGGCCATGTGCTGGCGGTGGACGGGAGGATCGACCGGATCATCACCAACCTGCCCGCTGTCCGGCCCACTCTGATGGCGTCCGCGCCGCGGATCTTCGAAAAGGTCTACAACGGCATCGCGGGAAAGGCGAGAGCCGAGGGCGGTGCCAAGTACAAGATTTTCCTCTGGGCGGCGAAGGTCGCCCGCGCCTACGCCCGGACGGAACAGGAGAGCAGGGCGGCGACCGGACAGCGCAGGGTGCCCCTGCCGCTCGCCGTGCAGCACGCCGTCGCCGACCGGCTGGTGTATGGCAAGATCCGCGCGGCCTTCGGGGGCAACCTGCGCGGCAGCGTGTCGGGCAGTGCCGCCCTCGCCCCGGACATCGGCTACTTCTTCGCCGGTGCCGGTGTGCACGTCCTTGAGGGCTATGGCCTGACGGAGACCAGCGCGGCCTGCACCGTCAACCCCGTAGACGACTACCGGGTCGGCACGGTCGGCAGACCGCTGCCCGGTACCGAGGTCCGCATTGCCGAGGACGGCGAGGTCCTGTTGCGAGGCCCCGGTGTCATGCGTGGCTACCACAACCTTCCGGAGAAGACCGCGGAGGTGTTGGAGAGCGACGGATGGTTCCGCACCGGCGACATCGGGGAGGTGGACAAGGACGGTTACGTCCGGATCACCGACCGCAAGAAGGACGTGTTCAAGACCTCGGGCGGCAAGTACGTGGCTCCCACCGAGATCGAAGGCCGAATCAAGGCCATCTGCCCGTTCGTCAGCAATATCCTGGTCATCGGCGACGGCCGCAACTTCTGCTCCGCCCTGATCGCCCTGGACGAGTCCGCGATCATGTCGTGGGCAGCGTCCCAGGGCCACGGCGACCGCACGTATGCCGAGACCGTCTCCTCGCCGCAGGTCCGCGAGCTGATCGACGGCTTCGTCCAGCGGGTCAACGGCGACCTGCAGCGGTGGCAGACGATCAAGAAGTTCGCTGTGCTCCCGCGCGATCTCGACATCGAGCACGGCGAACTCACCCCGAGCCTCAAGGTCAAACGGCCCGTCGTGGAGCGCGAGTACGCCCGGGTCATCGACGAAATGTACGAGGGCGCCCGCGAGGCCTGA
- a CDS encoding zinc-binding dehydrogenase, whose translation MGDRVDIVAPDGEALRRIGQLIDSGAVSVEVQDVLPLEKAAEAQLISRTGQVRGKLVLSL comes from the coding sequence CTGGGCGATCGCGTCGATATCGTCGCTCCGGACGGCGAGGCGCTGCGCCGCATCGGGCAGCTCATCGACTCAGGAGCAGTCAGCGTCGAGGTCCAGGACGTCCTGCCTCTGGAGAAGGCCGCCGAAGCGCAGCTGATCAGCAGGACCGGCCAGGTCCGCGGCAAGCTCGTGCTCAGCCTCTGA
- a CDS encoding transposase, with protein sequence MTEAGWQLPVPARQEGRGGRSEGFCHRQMIDAVGYVADNGVKWANPPEDFPTHRRVHAFARRWQVCSPSSTTGCTTRSAGRRAVRGIRRPPSWTRSRCGPRRTSRAPPPAATAGRRRATASGTWWWTASAWSWPVVVTAASMQDRDAAVPLLERLRRQYFSVRLVWAEGGYTGSLVGWAGDKLRLTLEIVKRIDDTAGFMVLPRRWVVELTAFSTPRFIRMMPS encoded by the coding sequence ATGACGGAGGCGGGGTGGCAGCTGCCGGTTCCGGCCCGGCAGGAAGGCCGCGGCGGGCGGTCGGAGGGCTTCTGCCACCGGCAGATGATCGACGCGGTGGGATATGTGGCCGACAACGGCGTCAAGTGGGCCAACCCGCCTGAGGACTTCCCGACGCATCGGCGGGTGCATGCCTTCGCCCGCCGCTGGCAGGTCTGCTCGCCGAGCTCCACGACCGGCTGCACGACAAGGTCCGCCGGAAGGAGGGCCGTGCGCGGGATCCGACGGCCACCATCGTGGACTCGCAGTCGGTGCGGGCCGCGGCGAACATCCCGCGCTCCACCTCCGGCTGCGACGGCGGGAAGAAGGCGGGCGACCGCAAGCGGCACCTGGTGGTGGACTGCCTCGGCCTGGTCCTGGCCCGTGGTGGTGACCGCGGCCAGCATGCAGGACCGCGACGCCGCCGTTCCCCTGCTCGAGCGGCTACGACGGCAGTACTTCTCCGTCCGTCTCGTCTGGGCGGAAGGCGGATACACCGGGAGTCTGGTCGGCTGGGCCGGCGACAAGCTCCGGCTCACCCTTGAGATCGTCAAACGTATCGATGACACGGCGGGGTTCATGGTGCTGCCGCGCAGGTGGGTGGTGGAGTTGACGGCCTTCTCGACGCCCCGGTTCATCCGCATGATGCCGTCGTAG
- a CDS encoding IS3 family transposase yields MIDKRMASESFWQGLKRETMHHRLFSTMHQAWLEIFQWLTYYNARRRHSALNDLSPAEFEQQQQRARTLTLAA; encoded by the coding sequence GTGATCGATAAGCGGATGGCGTCTGAGAGCTTCTGGCAGGGGCTGAAGAGGGAGACGATGCACCACCGGCTGTTCTCGACGATGCACCAGGCGTGGCTGGAGATCTTCCAGTGGCTCACCTACTACAACGCCCGCAGACGCCACAGCGCCCTCAACGACCTCTCACCCGCCGAATTCGAACAGCAACAGCAGAGAGCACGTACACTGACACTCGCAGCATGA
- a CDS encoding sensor histidine kinase — protein MNRLALIVSWGNGLPARTVDAALAAVAVAVVVSERLTTTPSLGARLLSEVVPAVVIGGSLAARRRMPVTAYAAGTAALAVDALWVTPGALAPMANLIGLYSVGYYATPRQTLWGPVIALPGIAAYFVGEEASPPPVVPAAVVVVWLLTWAVGYAGGRRQERQANDRRLMGRDAVIDERNRIARELHDLVGHTMSVMLVQSGAARVVLDDDPEKAREILAGVERAGREAFDELDRVLGLLRRDDGVGLHPGLAELPRLVQRTAETGLDVTVRVDPPQPRLPASIDLSAYRIVQEALTNAFRHGNAASATVAVRCGGRSVEVEVQDDGRGPLPGYQPGRGLLGISERVAVFGGRVEHGRGDGGGFRIRAVLPLPRSGEPA, from the coding sequence ATGAACCGGCTCGCCCTGATCGTCTCGTGGGGCAACGGCCTTCCGGCCCGGACCGTGGACGCCGCCCTGGCGGCCGTCGCGGTGGCGGTGGTGGTCAGCGAGCGGCTGACCACCACGCCGTCGCTTGGCGCGCGGCTGCTGTCGGAAGTGGTGCCGGCAGTGGTGATCGGCGGCAGCCTTGCCGCCCGGCGGCGCATGCCGGTGACGGCGTACGCGGCGGGTACGGCGGCGCTCGCAGTGGACGCTCTGTGGGTGACCCCTGGCGCGCTGGCGCCGATGGCGAATCTGATCGGCCTCTACTCAGTCGGCTACTACGCCACCCCACGGCAGACACTGTGGGGACCGGTGATCGCGCTGCCGGGCATCGCGGCGTACTTCGTCGGCGAAGAAGCTTCGCCGCCCCCCGTCGTGCCTGCCGCGGTCGTGGTCGTTTGGCTGCTCACCTGGGCCGTCGGCTATGCCGGTGGCCGTCGGCAGGAGCGGCAGGCGAACGATCGGCGGCTGATGGGCCGGGACGCCGTCATCGACGAGCGGAATCGGATCGCCCGCGAACTGCACGACCTGGTGGGGCACACCATGAGCGTCATGCTGGTTCAGTCCGGCGCGGCCCGCGTAGTGCTTGACGACGACCCGGAGAAGGCACGCGAGATCCTGGCCGGTGTGGAGCGGGCTGGGCGGGAGGCTTTCGACGAGTTGGACCGCGTGCTGGGCCTGCTGCGCCGCGACGACGGCGTCGGCCTGCACCCCGGCCTTGCCGAGCTGCCCCGATTGGTACAGCGGACGGCGGAAACGGGGTTGGACGTGACGGTGCGAGTGGATCCGCCGCAGCCGCGCCTGCCGGCCAGCATCGACCTGTCGGCCTACCGGATTGTGCAGGAGGCGCTGACCAACGCCTTCCGGCACGGCAACGCGGCCTCGGCCACCGTCGCCGTGCGGTGCGGCGGGCGGAGCGTGGAAGTGGAAGTCCAGGACGACGGGCGCGGCCCGCTTCCGGGCTACCAGCCGGGCCGGGGGCTTCTGGGGATCTCGGAGCGGGTGGCCGTGTTCGGCGGCCGTGTGGAACACGGGAGAGGCGACGGCGGCGGATTCCGCATACGGGCCGTGCTACCTCTGCCCCGTTCCGGGGAGCCGGCATGA